One Synechococcus sp. JA-2-3B'a(2-13) genomic window carries:
- the urtB gene encoding urea ABC transporter permease subunit UrtB, whose translation MTLLLDSLFNGLSIGTVLLIAALGLAIVFGLMGVINMAHGELMMLGAYTTFVVQNAFRSLGDPWRDLYIFPALVAAFAVTALVGLALERGVIRFLYGRPLETLLATWGVSLILQQFVRSVNWVLAFRLGAFAVLFFGGWWLLARRTDWPRLKGWTLALLLVLSTAIAAVGGRVLAQTYALAVTQPWFGAQNKDVTAPRWLGGGIPVGNLFLPNTRLFIIALTVFCILGLYFFLQRTRWGLRIRAVTQNRAMSACVGIPTQKVDALTFAVGSGLAGVAGVAVSLLGSVGPNTGQNYIVDTFMVVVVGGVGKLLGSIVAALGIGIANFVIGSGTLALIFPNVPILTDTLNFFATTSMAKVMVFALIVAFLQVRPRGLFPEKGRMVDA comes from the coding sequence ATGACCTTGCTCTTGGATAGCTTGTTTAACGGCCTTAGCATCGGCACCGTCTTACTAATAGCCGCCTTGGGCTTGGCCATTGTTTTCGGCCTCATGGGGGTCATCAACATGGCCCATGGGGAGCTGATGATGTTGGGGGCCTACACCACTTTTGTGGTTCAAAATGCCTTTCGTTCCCTAGGGGATCCCTGGCGGGATCTGTACATCTTTCCAGCTTTGGTAGCTGCCTTTGCCGTCACGGCTCTGGTGGGACTAGCCCTGGAGCGGGGGGTGATTCGCTTTTTGTATGGCCGACCCTTGGAGACCCTTTTGGCCACCTGGGGCGTGAGCCTGATCCTGCAGCAGTTTGTGCGCAGCGTCAATTGGGTGCTGGCTTTCCGCTTGGGGGCCTTCGCGGTGCTCTTTTTTGGCGGCTGGTGGCTCTTGGCCAGGCGAACGGATTGGCCGCGCCTCAAAGGGTGGACGCTGGCGCTGCTACTGGTGCTTTCCACGGCAATTGCAGCGGTGGGGGGGCGGGTGCTGGCGCAAACCTATGCTTTAGCAGTCACTCAACCCTGGTTTGGAGCCCAGAACAAAGATGTGACGGCTCCCCGGTGGCTGGGGGGTGGGATCCCGGTGGGCAACCTGTTTTTGCCCAATACCCGCCTGTTTATCATCGCCCTCACTGTCTTCTGCATCCTAGGGCTGTACTTCTTCTTGCAACGCACCCGCTGGGGGCTGCGCATCCGGGCGGTTACCCAAAATCGGGCCATGAGCGCCTGTGTAGGGATCCCCACGCAAAAGGTGGATGCCCTCACCTTTGCCGTCGGCTCGGGTCTGGCGGGAGTGGCCGGCGTAGCGGTCAGCCTGCTGGGATCCGTGGGGCCGAACACCGGCCAAAACTACATCGTGGATACCTTTATGGTGGTTGTCGTGGGGGGTGTCGGTAAGCTTTTGGGCAGCATTGTGGCAGCGCTTGGGATCGGGATTGCCAACTTTGTCATCGGTTCCGGGACGCTGGCTTTGATTTTTCCCAACGTGCCCATCCTGACCGATACCCTCAACTTTTTTGCCACCACGAGCATGGCCAAGGTAATGGTCTTTGCTTTGATCGTGGCCTTTTTGCAGGTGCGACCTCGGGGCCTTTTCCCCGAAAAAGGTCGTATGGTGGATGCCTAG
- a CDS encoding urease accessory protein UreE has translation MSEDAHAAGEDPAAITVTQLLDEPPEGIPGHLEVVALTWHDRQRSRQRLVSDWGTEIQLMLPRGTHLHDGDLLYADAQRHIRVKAQPEPVLLIQPENPIQMGQVIHQLGNWHRPAHVSPQGQILALADDPLQDWLAHMGIPFRLEMAVFEPNLLAHSH, from the coding sequence ATGAGCGAAGATGCCCATGCTGCGGGAGAGGATCCCGCGGCCATTACGGTGACGCAACTGCTGGACGAGCCGCCAGAGGGGATCCCCGGCCACTTGGAAGTGGTTGCCCTCACTTGGCACGACCGCCAGCGATCCCGGCAACGGCTGGTGAGCGACTGGGGTACCGAGATCCAGTTGATGCTGCCTCGGGGCACCCATCTTCACGATGGGGATCTGCTCTATGCGGATGCGCAGCGACACATTCGGGTCAAAGCCCAACCCGAACCGGTGCTCTTGATTCAACCTGAAAACCCCATCCAGATGGGCCAGGTGATTCATCAACTGGGCAATTGGCACCGCCCGGCCCACGTTTCCCCCCAAGGGCAGATCCTGGCGCTGGCCGATGATCCGCTGCAGGACTGGCTGGCCCACATGGGGATCCCGTTTCGGTTGGAGATGGCTGTCTTCGAGCCCAACCTGTTGGCCCACAGCCATTAA
- a CDS encoding S9 family peptidase, with amino-acid sequence MVQQAGYGSWRSPITADLVVTGSLRLGQVVWDGGDLYWTEGRPQEKGRNVLMRRSADGILVELTPAPFNVRTRVHEYGGGAYWVSAGVVYFCNFADQRLYRLLPGSDPQPLTEAGPYRYADGVVDRARGRILCVREDHSRQGEPENSLVSIDLESGSQQILASGHDFYASPRLSPDGQTLVWLTWDHPQMPWDGTELWRSEVNPDGSLGEPQKLAGGPAESIFQPQWSPQGDLYFVSDCSGWWNLYRWDPQGPIPLCPMEAEFGEPQWVFGLSTYGFCGDGRILACYEQDGLSHLAYLDPHSGQLAGIPLPYTQISGLQVSGEKAAFLAGSPTEATALVCLDLPSSQVEVVARSSSVAVDPDYLSIPEPIVFPTGGGKEVAYAFFYPPKNRDFVAPAGEKPPLLVKSHGGPTGATAAVLNLGIQYWTSRGIAVLDVNYRGSSGYGRAYRDALKGRWGLVDVEDCIAGSQFLAEQGKVDGERLLIQGGSAGGYTTLAALTFHAVFRAGASYYGVSDLEALAQETHKFESRYLDSLIGPYPERRDLYRERSPIHHLEGLNCPVIFFQGLEDAIVPPNQAERMVAALRAKGIPVAYVPFEGEQHGFRQAANIKRALEAELYFYAQVLGFPLAEPLEPVRIENLDI; translated from the coding sequence ATGGTGCAACAGGCCGGCTATGGATCTTGGCGATCCCCGATTACCGCTGACCTGGTGGTGACGGGATCCCTGCGCTTGGGACAGGTAGTTTGGGATGGAGGGGATCTCTACTGGACGGAGGGTCGCCCACAAGAGAAGGGGCGAAACGTGCTGATGCGGCGCTCTGCCGACGGGATCCTGGTGGAGCTGACACCGGCACCTTTCAATGTGCGGACACGGGTGCATGAGTATGGGGGTGGAGCTTATTGGGTGTCGGCAGGGGTAGTGTATTTTTGCAACTTCGCTGACCAACGGCTCTACCGCCTGCTGCCGGGTTCGGATCCCCAGCCCCTGACAGAAGCAGGCCCCTATCGCTATGCAGATGGGGTGGTGGATCGGGCGCGTGGACGCATCCTCTGTGTGCGGGAAGATCACAGCCGCCAGGGAGAGCCGGAAAACAGCCTTGTCTCGATTGACTTGGAAAGCGGATCCCAGCAGATTTTGGCTTCTGGGCACGACTTCTACGCCAGCCCGCGCCTCAGTCCAGACGGCCAGACCTTGGTATGGCTGACCTGGGATCACCCCCAGATGCCCTGGGATGGGACGGAACTGTGGCGGTCTGAGGTGAACCCTGACGGCAGCTTGGGAGAACCTCAAAAGCTGGCCGGTGGCCCTGCCGAGTCGATCTTCCAGCCCCAGTGGTCACCGCAAGGGGATCTCTACTTTGTTTCCGATTGCAGCGGCTGGTGGAACCTCTATCGCTGGGATCCCCAGGGCCCCATTCCCCTCTGCCCTATGGAAGCGGAGTTTGGAGAGCCGCAGTGGGTGTTTGGCCTGAGCACCTACGGCTTCTGTGGCGATGGGCGCATCCTGGCCTGTTATGAACAAGACGGGCTGTCTCATCTGGCTTATCTGGATCCCCATTCAGGACAGTTGGCAGGGATCCCCTTGCCCTACACCCAGATCAGCGGTTTGCAGGTGAGTGGGGAAAAAGCCGCTTTCCTGGCCGGATCCCCGACGGAAGCCACTGCCTTGGTCTGCCTAGACTTACCCTCCAGCCAAGTGGAGGTGGTGGCCCGTTCCAGCAGCGTGGCGGTGGATCCGGACTATCTGTCGATCCCAGAGCCCATTGTTTTTCCCACCGGTGGCGGCAAGGAAGTGGCCTACGCCTTCTTCTATCCCCCCAAAAACCGAGACTTTGTTGCCCCTGCTGGCGAAAAGCCACCCCTGCTGGTGAAAAGCCACGGCGGGCCCACCGGGGCGACGGCAGCCGTGCTCAACCTGGGGATCCAATACTGGACCAGTCGGGGGATTGCCGTTTTGGATGTGAACTACCGGGGCAGCAGCGGCTACGGACGGGCCTATCGGGATGCTCTCAAAGGCCGGTGGGGCCTGGTAGATGTGGAAGATTGCATCGCCGGATCCCAATTTTTGGCAGAACAGGGCAAGGTGGATGGGGAACGGCTGCTCATTCAAGGGGGCAGCGCTGGCGGCTATACCACGTTGGCGGCCTTGACCTTCCACGCCGTCTTCCGAGCAGGTGCCAGCTACTACGGGGTGAGCGATCTAGAAGCCCTGGCCCAGGAGACCCACAAGTTCGAGTCTCGCTACTTGGACAGCCTCATTGGCCCCTACCCAGAGCGGCGGGATCTCTACCGGGAGCGTTCCCCCATTCATCACCTGGAGGGCCTCAATTGTCCGGTTATCTTCTTCCAAGGGTTGGAAGACGCCATCGTGCCCCCCAATCAGGCGGAGAGGATGGTGGCAGCCCTACGGGCCAAAGGGATCCCAGTGGCCTATGTGCCCTTCGAGGGAGAGCAACACGGCTTTCGCCAGGCGGCCAACATCAAACGGGCTTTGGAGGCAGAGCTTTACTTTTATGCCCAGGTGCTGGGGTTTCCGCTGGCAGAACCTCTTGAGCCGGTTCGGATCGAGAACTTGGACATCTGA
- the urtA gene encoding urea ABC transporter substrate-binding protein: MALSFNRRQVLKMGALAGAGAALGPQIWVKRSVPAYAQGETIRVGILHSLSGTMAISETSVVDAEKLAIKEINAAGGVLGKQIEPIIEDGASDWPTFAEKATKLIDVDKVATVFGCWTSASRKAVLPVFESKQHLLWYPVQYEGQECSKNIFYTGAAPNQQIEPSVEWLLKNKGKEFFLVGSDYVFPRTANTIIKAQLEALGGKVVGEDYLPLGNTEVTPIISKIRAALPNGGVIYNSLNGDSNVAFFKQLKGAGLGPDRYPSMSVSIAEEEVQAIGPEFLEGHFAAWNYFMTVDTPANKKFVEAFKAEYGQNRVTNDPMEAAYIMVYIWKQAAEKAGTVEIDAVRQAAYGQTFDAPEGLVTMNTNHHLTKYVRIGQVRSDGLFDVIFSTDAVEPQPWNQFVAETKGFACDWSDPAKGGRYKVS, encoded by the coding sequence ATGGCTCTATCATTTAATCGTCGTCAAGTGCTGAAAATGGGCGCTCTGGCCGGAGCCGGGGCTGCCCTAGGGCCGCAGATCTGGGTGAAGCGATCCGTGCCCGCCTACGCCCAGGGAGAGACCATCCGCGTTGGCATTTTGCACTCCCTTAGCGGCACCATGGCCATTTCGGAAACCAGCGTGGTGGATGCGGAAAAGCTGGCCATCAAAGAGATCAATGCCGCCGGTGGGGTTTTGGGCAAGCAGATCGAGCCGATTATCGAGGATGGCGCTTCCGATTGGCCAACCTTTGCGGAGAAAGCCACCAAACTGATCGATGTGGACAAGGTGGCAACGGTATTCGGCTGCTGGACTTCGGCCAGTCGCAAAGCCGTGTTGCCGGTGTTTGAATCCAAGCAGCACCTGCTCTGGTATCCCGTGCAGTACGAAGGACAAGAGTGCTCCAAAAACATCTTCTACACCGGCGCTGCCCCCAACCAGCAGATCGAGCCTTCGGTGGAATGGCTGCTCAAGAACAAGGGCAAAGAGTTCTTCCTGGTGGGATCCGACTACGTGTTCCCCCGCACGGCCAACACCATCATCAAGGCCCAGTTGGAAGCCCTGGGGGGCAAGGTGGTGGGTGAAGACTATCTGCCTTTGGGCAACACAGAAGTTACCCCCATCATCAGCAAGATCCGGGCCGCTCTTCCCAATGGCGGTGTGATCTACAACAGCTTGAATGGCGACAGCAACGTGGCCTTTTTCAAACAACTGAAAGGGGCAGGGCTGGGGCCGGATCGTTATCCTTCCATGTCCGTCAGCATTGCCGAAGAAGAGGTGCAGGCCATTGGCCCCGAATTTTTGGAAGGGCACTTCGCCGCCTGGAACTACTTTATGACGGTGGATACGCCTGCCAACAAGAAGTTTGTGGAGGCTTTCAAGGCAGAATACGGCCAAAACCGCGTCACCAACGACCCGATGGAAGCCGCCTACATCATGGTTTACATCTGGAAGCAGGCGGCAGAAAAAGCGGGAACGGTGGAGATCGACGCCGTGCGGCAGGCAGCCTACGGCCAGACCTTCGATGCCCCTGAAGGCTTGGTAACCATGAACACCAACCACCACCTGACCAAATATGTGCGGATCGGCCAGGTGCGCTCCGATGGCTTGTTTGATGTCATCTTTTCTACGGATGCCGTGGAACCACAGCCCTGGAACCAGTTTGTGGCAGAGACCAAGGGCTTTGCCTGCGATTGGTCAGATCCGGCCAAGGGCGGTCGCTACAAAGTCAGCTAG
- the urtD gene encoding urea ABC transporter ATP-binding protein UrtD has protein sequence MLTAAPTATRQILQTQDLTVSFDGFKALDRLNFSLEEGELRVVIGPNGAGKTTFLDVLTGKVKPTRGRVLFKGKDLTKLKEHEISILGVGRKFQTPRVYQNLSVRENLELSLNPDKRVFSTLLGKKHLREKTDALLETIGLSRKDRVPAGLLSHGEKQWLEIGMVIAQDPDLLLLDECVAGMTDKETEATGELIQSLAQSHTILVIEHDMVFVRQIARKVTVLHQGSVLCEGTFEDVKNDPRVIEVYLGSHKGKN, from the coding sequence ATGCTCACTGCAGCTCCCACCGCTACCCGACAAATTTTACAAACTCAGGATCTCACCGTCAGCTTTGATGGCTTCAAGGCTTTGGACAGGCTGAACTTCTCTCTGGAGGAAGGGGAGCTGCGGGTGGTCATCGGCCCCAATGGGGCAGGCAAGACTACGTTTCTCGATGTGCTGACGGGCAAGGTTAAGCCTACTCGAGGCCGGGTGCTGTTTAAAGGAAAAGATCTGACCAAGCTCAAGGAACATGAGATCTCGATTTTGGGTGTTGGGCGCAAGTTTCAGACGCCGCGGGTCTATCAAAACTTGAGCGTGCGAGAAAACTTGGAGCTATCCCTCAACCCTGACAAAAGGGTTTTTTCCACCCTATTGGGCAAAAAGCATCTGCGAGAAAAAACGGATGCTCTTTTGGAAACCATTGGCCTCAGCCGTAAGGATCGGGTTCCGGCAGGGCTGCTTTCCCACGGAGAAAAGCAATGGCTGGAGATCGGCATGGTGATTGCTCAAGATCCGGATTTGCTGCTGCTGGATGAATGCGTGGCCGGGATGACGGACAAAGAAACGGAAGCTACAGGAGAGTTAATTCAATCCTTAGCCCAAAGCCACACCATTTTGGTGATCGAACATGACATGGTGTTTGTCCGACAAATTGCCCGCAAGGTTACCGTTTTACACCAAGGCTCGGTGCTGTGCGAAGGTACCTTTGAGGATGTGAAAAACGACCCGCGAGTGATTGAGGTCTATCTCGGATCCCACAAGGGGAAAAACTAA
- a CDS encoding Uma2 family endonuclease: protein MSVSSPSFRELPILESGDRLTRDEFERRYQAMPQLKKAELIEGIVYVASPLRYRRHGRPHSHIMAWLGVYEAATPGVESAGNPTVRLDLDNEPQPDAILRMHESCGGQSRISEDDYIEGAPELIVEIAASTASYDLHDKLRAYRRNGVREYLVWLTQEQAFRWYVFQNGEYVQQQPNELGVLYSRVFPGLWLAVDALLTGNMQQVLGVLQRGIESEEHREFAARLATREAEAGA, encoded by the coding sequence ATGAGCGTCAGTAGCCCTTCCTTCCGTGAACTGCCCATCTTAGAAAGCGGCGATCGTCTCACCCGCGATGAGTTTGAACGGCGCTATCAAGCCATGCCTCAGCTCAAAAAAGCCGAGCTGATTGAGGGAATTGTTTACGTGGCATCTCCCCTCAGATATCGCCGACATGGCAGACCACACAGCCACATCATGGCCTGGCTGGGAGTTTATGAAGCAGCAACGCCGGGGGTTGAGTCGGCGGGCAATCCAACCGTTCGCCTGGACTTGGACAATGAGCCGCAGCCAGATGCCATATTGCGGATGCACGAATCTTGTGGGGGACAGTCCCGCATTAGCGAGGATGACTACATTGAGGGTGCACCGGAGCTGATTGTGGAGATTGCCGCCAGCACAGCTTCCTACGACCTGCATGATAAGCTGCGGGCCTACCGGCGCAACGGCGTGCGGGAATATCTGGTCTGGCTAACCCAAGAGCAAGCCTTTCGCTGGTATGTCTTCCAGAATGGAGAGTACGTGCAGCAACAGCCCAATGAGTTGGGCGTTTTGTACAGTCGGGTGTTTCCGGGGTTGTGGTTAGCCGTGGACGCGCTGCTGACGGGCAACATGCAGCAGGTGTTGGGTGTGCTGCAAAGGGGAATTGAGTCGGAGGAACACCGAGAGTTTGCAGCGCGGTTGGCAACCCGAGAAGCAGAGGCTGGAGCCTAG
- the urtC gene encoding urea ABC transporter permease subunit UrtC, with product MISLGENSRTRLSIFYSLTKPMKLVHSPRADHEVAAPAAGGDPNSSRKLLWEAGILIVLVLALIFVAPTVLSGFRLNLLGRFLALSIVALGIDLIWGYTGMLSLGHGVFFALGGYALGMHLKLQLPEGQIPEFFSLYGVTELPWFWYPFYSFPFTAVAVVLIPALVAAALGYLVVRNRIRGVYFSILTQATTIIFFNFFNGQQRLINGTNGLTNFQTLFGLDVNSSEMRFAVYVTTVLAVVLAYLLCRWLTSGLFGRILVAIRDDEPRVRFSGYDPTGFKVLVFAVSAALAGIAGALFTLQTGIISPNAMAVPFSIEMVIWVAVGGRASLVGAVLGALLVNFAKSLLSENLPEIWLFFQGGLFLLVVLVLPDGLVGWVRTQGRQLWVTVQLWRRRLADTSPA from the coding sequence ATGATCTCGCTTGGCGAAAACTCTAGGACCAGACTCTCCATCTTCTACTCCCTCACAAAGCCCATGAAACTGGTTCATTCCCCCCGTGCTGATCATGAAGTGGCTGCTCCCGCCGCGGGTGGGGATCCCAATTCTTCTCGCAAGCTTCTGTGGGAGGCCGGGATCCTCATCGTTTTGGTGCTGGCCTTGATCTTTGTGGCCCCAACTGTGCTGTCTGGCTTTCGGCTCAACTTGTTGGGGCGGTTTCTGGCCCTCAGCATTGTAGCTTTGGGGATCGACCTCATCTGGGGCTATACCGGCATGCTCAGCCTGGGGCATGGGGTGTTCTTTGCCTTGGGGGGCTACGCTCTGGGGATGCACCTGAAATTGCAATTGCCGGAAGGTCAGATACCGGAGTTTTTCAGCCTCTATGGGGTAACGGAATTGCCCTGGTTTTGGTATCCCTTTTATTCGTTTCCGTTTACGGCTGTTGCTGTGGTCTTGATCCCGGCTTTGGTGGCGGCAGCCCTGGGGTATTTGGTGGTGAGAAATCGCATCCGAGGGGTTTATTTTTCCATTTTAACTCAGGCCACCACGATTATTTTCTTTAACTTCTTCAACGGCCAACAGCGCTTAATTAATGGCACCAACGGCCTGACCAACTTCCAGACTTTGTTTGGCCTAGATGTCAACTCGTCCGAAATGCGCTTTGCTGTCTATGTCACTACAGTTCTGGCGGTGGTTTTGGCTTACCTTCTCTGTCGTTGGCTGACCAGCGGCCTATTCGGTCGGATCCTGGTAGCCATTCGAGATGACGAGCCACGGGTTCGTTTTTCCGGCTACGATCCCACCGGCTTTAAAGTTCTGGTGTTTGCCGTGTCTGCTGCCCTGGCAGGCATTGCCGGAGCTTTGTTTACCTTGCAAACTGGGATCATCTCTCCCAATGCGATGGCCGTTCCCTTTTCCATTGAGATGGTAATCTGGGTGGCGGTGGGCGGTCGGGCCAGTTTGGTGGGGGCGGTGCTGGGGGCTCTGTTGGTTAACTTTGCCAAGAGCTTGCTGAGCGAAAATCTTCCCGAAATTTGGTTGTTTTTCCAAGGGGGATTGTTCCTGCTGGTGGTGCTGGTGTTGCCGGATGGACTGGTGGGTTGGGTGCGCACCCAAGGCAGGCAGCTTTGGGTCACCGTTCAGCTTTGGCGCAGGCGTTTGGCAGATACTTCCCCAGCTTAA